From Candidatus Neomarinimicrobiota bacterium:
TCCCGTACTCTTGATACCAGGCATGATTTACAAGCCTATGTTTTGGTCCTAGAGTTCTGTATGGCATGTCCTTTCGTTGGTGGAGATTAAGGTATGGCCGCCCAAAGGAAATCAAATCTAATGTTGCATGTACCCATCCGCTCGGCATTCTCGTATGTCCTTTATGTTTATTTGTCGTTTCTGGGAGGGAGCTTTTGCAGTTTAGGCTTTCTAGGGAGCGATGCTAATGGTAGTTACAACAGGTTGCCCGTGGATCGGCGGCTCGAATTCTTCCAGGTAAAGCTCTGTGGCCTCCCGTAAGTTGGCGACGGCAATTTCAATCGTCTCGCCCTGGCTTACAGTCTCCACTTCCGGGCAATCAGCCACATACATGTCTTCTTCTTTGTGTATGACCGCTGTAAAGGTTTTTTGGTTCATCAATCGATCTCCGCCCTACGTGAGGGATAATTTACGTCAAATCACCAGGCCATGCCTGCTGCGATTGCAGCGCCTACCCAGCGTCGGTCCCATGCGGCTGTTGGCCCTCTGTCAGGCCTACGACTCACTGGAGGCCATCGCCCAGGCCGGTTGCCGGTGAAATCGCGGAGCGTGCCGGGCTGCCCCGGGCGGGCAGCGTGCGAGCGCCCTAGCTGCTTTTAACTATCGGGCTCCGCACTGCGAAACGCATCCGGGAAGTCCCGGTACAGCGCGAAGCTCAGGTCCTTGGCCGCCGTGTAGACCGGGAAGTGCAGCTTTTCCGTCCCGCCCGTGCGCTCTGCCGCCAGCGCCCAGGCCCGCTCCAACTGGGCCAGGTCCCGGGTCTGGATGTCGATGAGAAACTCGCCCAGCTGCGCCGGCCCCAGGCCCAGCTTGCGCCGCATGATGAGGTGGCCCTCGATCAGGCCCTGCTCCTGCAGGTGCCCCAGGTAGGCGTCCACGTCGCTGCAGAAGGCCACGTCCTTGGAGGTATTTTTCAAATTGCACCAGATCAGGTAGTGGTCCATGTGTGCTCCTTCCTTTGCCCTCCGCCTTTGGTAATGTGACATACCGTTTGTCCGCCCCGCCCGTGCTATCGTAAGCCCGCGAATTCTTTGCCCGCCAGCACCGCCAGCAGCTCGCCGTGCAGGGCCGTGCCGTTGCTGGCCAGCACGCGGCGCCCCGAGAACGGCAGGGGCCCGCCGCGCCAATCGGAGGTCTGCCCGCCTGCTTCACGGCAGATGAGGTCACCGGCGCACAGGTCCCACGAGTGCAGGTTGGCCTCGTAGTAGGCATCAAAGCGGCCCGCGGCCACGTAACAGAAGTCCAGCGCCGCCGCCCCCAGCCGCCGGATGCCTTGGGAGCGGTTATAGAGCTCCCGGAACAGGTCGAAGCTCCGCTGGAATACGTCATCGTGGGTGTAGGGGAAGCCGGTGGCCAGCAGGCACTCCCGCAGGCGGTCGGTACCGCTCACCTGAATGGGCTCGCCGTTGAGGGTCGCGCCCTGGCCCCTGACGGCCACATATTCCTCCCCTTGGGCAGGATTCAGCACGACCCCAAAAACTGTTTCTGCCTCCACCTGGTAGCCGATGGATACGGCGAAAATGGGCAGGCCGTGAACGTAGTTGGTGGTGCCGTCCAGCGGATCGATGACCCAGCGGTGGGGGGTCGCCGCAGACTGGGCGTAGTCGCCCTCCTCGGCGATGATGGCGTGTTTTGGGTAGGCCTCGCGCAGGGCCGCGACGATGGACGCTTCGCTGGCCAGGTCTGCCTCGGTGACCAGGTCCACCAGCCCCTTTTTCTCCACCCGCTCCAGCCGCTGGAAATGGTCCATCAGGATGGCCCCGGCCTGCCGGGCCGCCTTCAGAGCGACGTCCGCCGCCTGGTCGATGTTGCCGGCGGGGGTCATGGGCGGTTCGACGGACTCAGCATGAGCCTTGAGCGGGCTTCACCGCCTTGCCGCTCGCGGGGACTGACGGGCCCGATTTACTATGCGGCCCCTTTCTGCGCCAGCTGCTCCCGATAGGTCAGGTGCGTCCGGGAGAAGTAATCGTTGGTCATGACCTTCAGCGTCCCCGTGAGCAAGACCACGGCAATCAGGTTGGGAATGGTCATCAGGCTCAGGGCGATGTCGCCGAAATTCCACACGAACACCAGGGGCAGGATCGCCCCGAGGAAATTGAAAAAGACATAGGCCCAGCGATAGGGCCGGATGGCTTTGGGGCCCAGCAGGTATTCGATGGCACGGTCGCCATAGTAGCTCCAGGCCACCATGGTGGTGTAAGCGAACAGGAACACGGAAGCGTTGACGATGATGCTCCCCAACTGGGCCTGGTCGCCAAATCCGGCACGGAACGCCTCCCGGGTGAGTGCGGCGCCGGTGAATGCGGTTGAATCCAGCACGCCGGTGGACAGGATGGCCAGGCCGGTCATCGTGCAGACGACCAGGGTATCGATAAAGGGGCCCATGAGCGCCACGGCGCCCTCGCGCACCGACTCCTTGGTTTTGGCCGCCGCGTGGGCGATGGGCGCCGAGCCCTGGCCGGCTTCGTTGGAGTACAGCCCTCTGCGGACGCCCCACATGATGACCGTTATGAGGCCACCCCAGCCGGCCTCCAGCGAGAAGGCCTCGCGGAAGATGGATGTCAGGCTGCCGAGAATGGTGCCGGGATTGGATATGAGGATATACAGTGCGCCGCCCACGTAGAGAATCGCCATGCCGGGTACCAGCCGGCTGGCCATGCCTCCAATCCGCTTGATGCCGCCAATGATCACCATTCCCACCAGCAGCGCAATGATCAGCCCCGTGGCCCAGGTCGGCACACCGTAAGTCGCGAAGGTCACGGCGATGGTGTTGGCCTGGTTCATGTTTCCGGTGCAGAACGAGCAGGTGGTAGCCAGAATCGCAAAGAACACGGCCAGCGGCTTCCAGTTTGCTCCCAGGCCACGTTCGATGTAGTACATGGGCCCGCCCGACGCGGAGCCGTCTTCGTGGATGGTACGGTAGTTGTGGGCCAGCGTCGCTTCCGAGTATTTCAGGGCCATGCCGAGCAGGGCGGTCATCCACATCCAGAACAGGGCGCCGGGGCCGCCCAGGCGCAGGGCCAGCGCCACGCCGGCTATATTGCCGATGCCGATGGTGGCCGAGAGCGCCGCTGACAGGGCCTGGAAATGGGTGACGTCACCCTCATCGTCGGGGTCGTCGTATTTGCCGCCCACCACGTCGAAGCTGTGGCCCAGCTTGCGCAGCTGGATCCAGCGCAGGCGGATGGAGACAAATAGGCCTGAGCCTAACAGGATGAAGATGAGCGGCACGGCAATCCACCCACTGAAGATGATGGTCCCGTCCGTCAAAATCTGCCCGATACGGCCTAGAGATTCCAATAGCCCTCCTTACTCGACGTGCTGCCCGGCAAACCCAATACCGGGTTGCCCGGGGTGGGCATGTGCCTTCAAAGCTGGGCGGATAATAGTCAATTTGCCGTGGCGGCTCCAAGATAATTTCGGCTTGCGACGGTTCCCTGACAAGTGGCGCCGGTATTATATTTCACCGGATGAGCCGGGTATTGATCAAGGAGCTGGACCTGTGGTCGGTGGCGCGTACGGTATTCCCGCTGTTCTGGATCATCTCTGCCCTG
This genomic window contains:
- a CDS encoding type II toxin-antitoxin system HicB family antitoxin — protein: MNQKTFTAVIHKEEDMYVADCPEVETVSQGETIEIAVANLREATELYLEEFEPPIHGQPVVTTISIAP
- a CDS encoding inositol monophosphatase; the encoded protein is MTPAGNIDQAADVALKAARQAGAILMDHFQRLERVEKKGLVDLVTEADLASEASIVAALREAYPKHAIIAEEGDYAQSAATPHRWVIDPLDGTTNYVHGLPIFAVSIGYQVEAETVFGVVLNPAQGEEYVAVRGQGATLNGEPIQVSGTDRLRECLLATGFPYTHDDVFQRSFDLFRELYNRSQGIRRLGAAALDFCYVAAGRFDAYYEANLHSWDLCAGDLICREAGGQTSDWRGGPLPFSGRRVLASNGTALHGELLAVLAGKEFAGLR
- a CDS encoding alanine:cation symporter family protein — its product is MESLGRIGQILTDGTIIFSGWIAVPLIFILLGSGLFVSIRLRWIQLRKLGHSFDVVGGKYDDPDDEGDVTHFQALSAALSATIGIGNIAGVALALRLGGPGALFWMWMTALLGMALKYSEATLAHNYRTIHEDGSASGGPMYYIERGLGANWKPLAVFFAILATTCSFCTGNMNQANTIAVTFATYGVPTWATGLIIALLVGMVIIGGIKRIGGMASRLVPGMAILYVGGALYILISNPGTILGSLTSIFREAFSLEAGWGGLITVIMWGVRRGLYSNEAGQGSAPIAHAAAKTKESVREGAVALMGPFIDTLVVCTMTGLAILSTGVLDSTAFTGAALTREAFRAGFGDQAQLGSIIVNASVFLFAYTTMVAWSYYGDRAIEYLLGPKAIRPYRWAYVFFNFLGAILPLVFVWNFGDIALSLMTIPNLIAVVLLTGTLKVMTNDYFSRTHLTYREQLAQKGAA